Within Nematostella vectensis chromosome 1, jaNemVect1.1, whole genome shotgun sequence, the genomic segment TAAGAAGAATGCGTGGAGAGAACACTACAACCATCTGCTGAATGTTGAGTTTTCATGGTCCCATGAAGACCTACCTCCTGCTTACCAAGTTGAGGGACCTCCAATCCTGGTAACATCTGAAATGGTGGCAAGGGCAGTGTGCAAAATGAAGCAGGGCAAAGCGGCCGGTCCCTGTGGTGTTGTGGCTGAGATGGTTAAGGCCTCTGATGAAGTCAGCATCTCCATCCTGGCCAGCCTCTCATTGCCGAGAAGAGGATTCCTGTAGACTGGGACTTGAGCCACATCCTCAACTTCTACAAAGGGAAAGGCGATGCGCTGGAAAGGGGAAATTACAGAGGCCTCAAACTAACGGAGCACTGCTTGAAAATAGTTGAGAGAGTGCTGGAGAAGGTGGGCCGAAGTTTGGTGTCCATTGATGAGATGCAGTTTGGATTCGTGCCTGGCAAGGGAACGACAGACGCTATTTTTGTTGTGCGACAGCTCCAAGAAAAACATCTGGCTAAAGGAAAGAGTTTGTTCTTTGCCTTTGTAGACCTAGAAAAGGCATTTGATCGCGTTCCTCGTGATATCTTATGGCGGGCAATGCGTCGCCTGGACCGGAGTGGTTCGTCAGTACAATACAAGCAATGTACTCCCATGCCTCAAGTAGAGTGTGCGTCAGCAATTCCCTTATGGACAGCTTCAAGGTACAAGTTGGTGTCCACCAAGGCTCTGTGCTGAGTCCGTTCCTTTTCATTGTAGTACTTGAAGCCCTTTCTGCAGACCTCCGTAGTGGTTGTCCTTGGGAGTTACTCTATGCAGACGACCTAGTAATCTCCTCAGATTCTTAAGACACACTCCTGGCGAAGCTGTGCATGTGGAAACAGGGGTTAGAGTCAAAGGGGCTCCGTGTTAACATGAGCAAGACTGAGATCCTGATGTCTGGCCCTGACTTGAATTCCTTGAGAGACTCTGGAAAGTTCCCTTGTGCTGTATGCAGGAAGGGTTTGGGGAGTAACTCCATCTTCTGCAGTGGATGTTCTCTTTGGGTGCACAAGAAGTGCAGCAACATCCCTGGTAGGTTAACCCCCAACCCATTATTCAGATGCAGCAGATGTCAGGGCACTGCACGCCCAATCGATGGCAGACCCCTTGCTGAAGTGATAGTGGACGAACAGCGCCTGGAAGTCGTTGACTCTTTCTGCTACCTCGGTGACACCATCTGTGCTGGAGGTGGCTGCGAGGCGGCCATAATTACCAGAACAAGATCTGCCTGGGGAAAATTCAAAGAGCTCCTTCCAGTTCTATCAAGCAAAAGCCTATCACTCCGCACAAGAGGGAAGGTTTACAGCAGCTGCGTCAGGAGTGCCATGCTCTATGCTGGCGAATGTTGGGCTCCTAAGAGCAGTGACCTAGCAAGGCTGCAGAGAAGCGAACGTGCAATGCTTAGATGGATGTGTGCACTGAAACCCGAAGATGACACAAGTTTGAGCACCATTCGGGACAGGCTCGGGATCGAAAGCTTGGAACTGGCTCTCCGGAAAGCTAGCCTCCGGTGGTTCGGGCAAGCGTGGCATCCAACCGTAAAGCATGGAGAGATGCTGTAAAGAACCTGCGCGACCCCGAAGTGAACCTCCATGCGGCGTCACACCTGCCAATAGGTGGACATTGACGTTAATGgatagtgagtgagtgagtgagtgagtgagtgagtgagtgagtgagtgatgGGAAATCAGCACtaaaaatggtacattaaaacttcagtattgcatctcatctaaaattgtgtctaacactatattctatctttgaaacgctgtttcatccattacttgttctttgcaaagacaaagcttgtcagaatgtaggtttacaaatgtttatttatggaacttttattaaggggaagggttttttagagcaagatacttaaactttataacactagcaacaaccttgttctttttcaataatagaattctgttcacatagcttggatagcatagacatggcctctttagaggcctgtggtggtgaaagggttaagataatgggaaagtaggggaaatgtcaagaaatgctcaatcaaattattttcattactgttatatttttttcaccaaacct encodes:
- the LOC125568053 gene encoding uncharacterized protein LOC125568053 encodes the protein MTRTFSALPWRMEKKCKDVVGECCVKDDQEHISLTDDAKKNAWREHYNHLLNVEFSWSHEDLPPAYQVEGPPILVTSEMVARAVCKMKQGKAAGPCGVVAEMPLIAEKRIPVDWDLSHILNFYKGKGDALERGNYRGLKLTEHCLKIVERVLEKVGRSLVSIDEMQFGFVPGKGTTDAIFVVRQLQEKHLAKGKSLFFAFVDLEKAFDRVPRDILWRAMRRLDRSGSSVQYKQCTPMPQVECASAIPLWTASRYKLVSTKALC